A segment of the Lolium perenne isolate Kyuss_39 chromosome 3, Kyuss_2.0, whole genome shotgun sequence genome:
tggtgggctgggggtacaaccaccctcctaaccacccaacctcaggttggttctcctaGCCGATTCCTTTTTGCTCGTACAGCTACATTTTAGGTAAATGACAAAGAGCTTATGTACCAAGCGCGTTTGGTTGATGATTTGAATCCTCTGCAGTACTGATGCAAGAAGAAAAAGCTTTGCAAATTGATAAAATTCATGTGGAAAATAAGAATGACTCAACTAGTATGATTAACTCGGTTATTGAAGAAGCCGAATCAAAAAGTACATGTGATGAGTCTATTGAGTCAAAAGAAGCAAGCTTCGTAGACCAAGAGCATGTACAATCTAGTAAAACAACCGTGCTTGATTTTTATGGATGTAAGGGAGCTTACATGCTGCCCTACGAGTTTCGTACcaaagaaattgatgataattaaCAACAAGAAAATATAGGTGAACAATGTTTGAGCGGGTGGTGTAAAATGTGAACCATTTAGTTATTTAATTCTCAAGCCGTTCTCACAGCAAGATCGGCTAAAAAATGCGTACCTTCAGTTTGAGCGGGTGTGGTCATATCTTTGGTGTACTGCTAAATAATGATTATAGTAGAATATGATCATACCTTTAGTTCGGCATGTTGAAGATACACCAATAACATCAAGCACCGGAGGGCAACAAGAAAATTCAAAGACCGATGCATGGTGCCAAAAAGGATAGAGGTCGTAATAAGCATGACTGTAAGAAAACAAAATTCACTTACGTGAAGTGATTGGAGAAATACAAAAAAGGAGagtgaagcaaaaaaaaaatttacttatCGTCCAAGTAGTGCAAAAGCATCAGGATTGCCCCTAAGGCAAAACTATGGATACAAGGATTGGCAAAGGGAGAAATTTAATGCATCAACTTCATAATCCTCCCTTTGGGTCGCCAATGCCAATGTCATGGATACTTCCCTATGCTAATAGTTATTCATATTCATCATGGCACATGTATGATTCAAGGGGACATTACCCATCATATTCTAGACCCACCCGCCCAAATTATGTACCTCCAAGAAGATCGTCATTTGATCAATAATCACATGGTATAGACCGTTTTAATAAAAAAGAATCGGTTACGGGCTCAAGAAAGAAGAAGGAAGTGGCGAAGCAAGTTTATCTAGTGAAAAAGAATGACCGCAAGTGTGATATTTCAGATTCGTTCTCAAATAAAAAACAGTCGGTCAAGTTGACCCTGGCTACTGAAGGCAAAGAGATGCAGAAAGTAATTGTTGAGGCTCGAGTTACAAATACGAACAAGTAAAGTTGAAATTTTCCAATGTCAATGAAGAGTCGTCGCTATACAAAATGAAATCACAGCTAGGTGCCCATTCAGCTTGCCATTTTGCAAGAGGGAAAACTGAAACGGCTTAGTGCCGAGAAGCTGAAAAGGAAGAACATGGCATGGGTCCCAAGGAATGATCTAAAGGCAAGGAGGATTGCGAGTTCTTGTTGCGAGAAtagcagcaaggatgaaggtagaaAAGACCGATATTTTGATGTGATCCCATGAAGGATGATATGTTAACTTTGATGGATCCATGACATTGGTGTAGCCGCGGTAGTCATCGGCTCTTTTCTGTTCATGGCTCTCTAAGCTCTATCCCAAGCTTCTTGCGGCAGCTGTATTTTTTCTCGCGGCGTGGCtccgatgtatttgtttcctgttCCACGCGTAAGATCTGCGGGATCAATGCATGGATtttccaaatcatcgaaagccttcgACGCTTCGTCCTCTTAACGGCTTGCTTCCCCGATTGCGCATATTTGGTGATATATTGTAGTTTTGTTTTCATCATCTTCAGGGTTGGTGACACCGTCGtgtagatcggcgaagacctccctaatagaaatagatttgtcgatgaagtctaaGTTGGTGAAGCCAACGTTGTTGATGCTTCCGAGTCACTACCCAGATCGGAATCTGTGAACGACCCGAAAGTCATGTCGCCGAACAGATCGGCGAGTCCCCCGCCGACGGCGGACTTGGTGAAGCTTGGTGGCGAAACCTCCTCGTCGCCTGAATCAATTGATGATGCTGATGATCCTGAGAAATCGGAATCGGCCGCTAACGGTCCCCAAAAAATCGGTGCCGTGAGgcgatgcgatccttctttcccgaTGAGGAAGCGGaaactcccgaacgtcatctccgttGACTCCTCCAGATTGGCATATGCATgaaaacgggcgggagggtgaggaaaaAAATTGTCGAGATCAGGTTggatctgtttacctccgtccatcgcattgcttgccgttgatgatgttgacgatgccatcgagatcacctccttgcagcctccaattcccacagacggcgccaattgacaaggtattaacttgtcactgcctacggattgtagacttagggtttcgtagaaagtagagggcaagtagatctcgaaagttcagccgaaaaggtgctcgactcagAAATTATGGTGtgtgttgacaatagattcgatctTTTCCTCTCCCcttggctcccctttatataggaggaagAGCCGAGGAATTttgtgtcgtacaagttacaaactccgAGAAGCCATCCGAGACTCTTCCGTAGTTACATGATTCgtgattcctaatacaactctatattcCTTATCGATATCCTCTGGGCTTCTAGGCCTTGAaagcttcgagtcgtgggcctctaGATAACCTCGGGTAtcttattcggcaggcccatttggcatGCCTATATCACCGAGGGCTTGTTTCCGATGATAGTGTTTTTTTTGGAATTGAATCTAAAGGTCAAGTGTGATGGAGGTGAAGTGAAAGACTTCAGCAAAGGCGTAAGAAAATTCAATAGTTGCCACCTCTACAGTAAGAATGAGAGAATCACCGTGCATCTGACAATCTGGCTGAGTATTATGGAATTGTTGTGCGCAGACGTATCACATCCCGTCGAAGCCTCCATTGCAATCAACATCTCAACGGGACATGTGGTCTTACAAGACTAGCTAATTGGCATACTGGAAATACCGAGGGTCGCATCATTATATATGATAGTGAACCAGCTGCAAGCAATCAGGCGACAGAAATGGGTAATTCCATAGCGTTAGCTCGTCGTGTGGTATCTGTTCCACTGGATGGAAAGCTGGTTCTCCATCTTGTTGTTGATGACGATGAAACCGAGGACCTTGTCCTCACTCTAGGACACTCTAATGATGAACACAAGCATGTTTGCAAGATGGGTTGCGGCGAGCTGGAAGTGGAAGTTGCCTAGACAATTGTCCCCGAAAAAAGGAAGAGATACAACAAGTGGGAGGTCATTGGGAATCAACGCTTGTTACTAGTACGATATTAAGGAATCGTTTTGTCTCATCTCTTAAGGTCAGATCGACCTCCAGCTAGATTAAAAACCCCCCTATCTCAAGTTGTTACAGTACGTACTCCGTACTTGTATGTATAAACCACATGATGTATAAAAAGAATCTTGTGAAGAAGAAACGTGTGAGGATGTAGAGTTCACTCTTGCTTATCCTTATATTAATTGCATTTTGGATTTGCAAATCAATTGAAATTAAGTATCCTTTTTACGCGATATCATTTTAACTATGCTAATATTTAAGAATTTGCTAGTTCTAAGAGGCCATGGCCGGCAGCGAGTTGGGGATGcacggctgccggtgaaaaccatGCTCTGATCCTGGTCATGGCGGGCGATGGCGACGTCACGCGTTATCCTTTTTGAAGGCATCGCTGTCACAGTCTGTGTcttctcactcgtgctgctccgggggaaaccctagatccgggtctcccggatcggatgatgatgccgtttcctgcgtcgttctacctcttgaggcatcatttttggagcagctgctagatggaggtggatcttggtggagtggtgttcatctaccacgttgACGTCGATGATTCTGGAGCTGCAGGATATCGAAGACGGGCGCGGACTGCTAGAcacgtgcaggatggtggagctaTCTGGCGTCATGGTGACATCGATGGCAGGTCTGGCAAGGTCAATGCCCTCTTGAAAATGGGTGcaaggaagacggcggtagcgatTTCTGTGGCGTGTGTACTGGCGTGCGCTCAGGGTCCCCTTGACTGGTTGTGCTTCTCACCCGCCAATGGGCGGCTTGGGAATGCATTCGATTTTAGATGATGTGCGTTGGTGTATTGTCAGGGTAATGACCATGTTCATGGTCAACCCCTTCATGGCTCTTGTAGGCATAGCGAGTTGTCGCTGGAAAGGTGGCTTCGAGCTGATCTTTGTATCTCCCTTGTAAGACTTTACGAATAATTTAATAAAAAAATATGTGTGCATTTTCTTGGATGCAGATGCTGGGGTGAtgctcccatttcgaaaaaaagggGCCAGGGCCGGATCAACAGAAGGCAAGTTTCTATTTGGAAAAATAAATGTTGCGCCAGATTAACAGAGCTATGATCTATGAATACTTTGTACCTAGACCAGATGTTTGACTAACCAACGAGCAAAGCAGTTTGGGATGCTTTCGGTGATGACATGGCATGTTTTTATTACACATTACACCATGGCACCGTTTGATCGCTATGTGGCCTCATCACCGTGATCAAGCAAAGCTCCGCGAAGGCAACATCGTCACCGTCACGTTTCTTAGTTGCTGTCCTCGATGTCATCGTCTTGGTGGAGGTCGAGTTTCTTGTTGTTGCCGTTGTTGTTGATGTCATGGTCTCCGTGGAGATCGAGTTTCTTTTTGCTGccatcgtcgatgtcgtcctggaCTCCTCCGTGGAGGTCGAGGTAGTTGGCCCGGGCCTCGAGAGACATGAGCAGGCAGACAAACCACATGAGCGTGGCGTCGAGGGCCAGCAAGGCACCGCCACCAAACATCCCGTCCGTCTTGGCCGTCGACGGGCAGCTCAGGGTCCCGTCAGGCAGCATCGTCGGCATGTACCGGAGGTTGGCATGCTCCGTGATGGTCGCCCAGAACAGCATCGCCAGAGCCGATGCCGACACCAACCTGCATAATATGCAATTTATTACCGGTTGAAACCTTATATGATATAAACAGAACAGAGAGCTAGCTAGGTAGGTTGATTAAGTACTCCGCCATGACgaagaagatggtgaggctggtttTGCGGAACAGAGCTCGACGAGGAATCTCTGGCTGGTGGGCGGTCTTCTTCTTGCCAGTGTAGGGGTATAGAACGGCGAAGTGGCCGGCGAGAACGGTCAGTAGCAGCGAAAGCACGGAGAGGCTCCCCATGGCGACGCTGAGACGAGGGAGCTCGCACATGACCATTGAGTCATCATCTTCTCCCGTGATGATACTTTTCCCAAAAACAGGCTGCAAACAAATGAATTTTGCAGCAGTATCATGCATGAATTTCAGTAATTATGGCAGCGATCAACAGGTGGATCAAGATTTATCAACATGTGCGTACCAGTTTATTCTCGGCGACCATACCGAAAATGATGGccttcacaccgaagaagaagataATAAGGGCACGCTTCAACCAACCTGGAGAAGAATCCATGTCTAGTTTGTGATGCTTGATTCTTGCAGGCAGCTGCTCCTTCTGAGTTCTGATGGATTGTCCTCTAAACTCAGCCGGATATTGTTGGAATCTTTGTGTTGCTTTGCTGCTAAGTAAATTATAATAGAGTAATGAACTAGTTTGGATTCATTCGGTGCTTAGTTACGATTACTATGTTGCTCCATGTCACTTTCTGTTTTTTGTTGTGAGGAAACCAATGCCTACATCTCTAGTCTAACTGATCCTTTTAAATTGGTTATAGGATTAGAAAAACGATTTTCCTAGAAATCAAGCGTCTGATTTTTAATCTGTCTCAGGCACCTAATTAATAATTTTATGTTAATTGGATTTAGATTTGTGAAATCTAGCTATTGTGCTTTCACGAGCGTGCAGGCTTCACGCTAATTGTTGGTCTTGCTTTTTGTTGGGTTGTTGCTGGGCTGCTTCCTTTGCTTCTTGGCCTTTGTAGCATGTgtcattttattggatttttttttgTGTGCTCTTGTCgttctttgcaaaaaaaaaaaaggaaaaataacACACACGAAAAATATTATGGCTGTTAGATTGCGTTTTATTTATGCTAGTCTAGCAAGTTACACATTGATTGCAACTATGTTTTTGTGGTTACATGTagattgcaactgagattttttggTTGCATATGAGTTGCAACTGAGAAAATCTCAATCGTAGGTTGTAACTAAGATTTTTCAATTGTACATGGATTGCGACTGAGATTTTTCCGATTGCATGTGGGTGTAACGGAGATTTTTTTCCAGTTATACGCGGGGTGtcagttgcaactgagattttttcaGTTGCACGTAGGTTGTAACTGAGATTTTTTCAGTTATATCTATGTTGCAATCAAAGATATTTTCAGTTACATGTAGGTTGCAACTGAGTCTTTTCCAGTTGCAGCTCGGTTGCAGCTCAGATTTTCTTAGTGgcattcatggttgcaacattttTTTCTAATGAAATATGCAAGTACAAAGTATTATTATTTTTCTCTTATACACCAACCGGTGTGACCGAAAAAATCATTGCATAGATGTCAGAGTAACACCTAAGTAATTTCTTATCGGAGATAGGCTGGCGCCTCGATTACTAATTTGAGCGGCTAAGCAAACAATGCACATGGCCGAATAAAGTGCTGATCTGAGCTACTTACATTTATTAAGTCTCACTCGATTGTTTTGTAGACGCTCCCTAAAAAAGGAAAACGCTTATAATCAGCCGATCGGTCGCGTGAGAAAGATTGGTCGTGCTCGCTTGCTTCGCCCGTTCACATGCAGTCTCTCGCACGTGCACTTGCTTTTTCCCGCCTAGCTGCTTTTATCCACGCGATGCTAGTCATTTCCGTGAGCTCTTGCATGCAGCACTAGGACAATGCATGATTGAAGGACAATTGCATGGGACCACAATTCTAGGCCATGGCAATCGATTGCTAGTATACGattttttgcctctcatgcatgcaCCACTTGCATGTTGATCTTTTGCTATGTGCACACATCTAGTTGTTAAGTTATTTGTACTATTAGACTTATTTTAGAATTAACTTTCCATGGCTGTCATTTAACCGCAAGCACGCCATGCGCGATGTTACATCTATTTTTCGATGTTGCATAGATGTGTTAAAGTTGTAACAAACTTATACGTGTTTTGTTCTAAAAGTGCGCGCGAGACTCCACGGTTTTGTTATTGTTACATAAGTGATTTTAGCATGTAAAAAGTGTAACAAAGGCGCACGACTTTCGTTAAAAAGGCACACGGTAGACATTGCAAGGTTTTTCTGGCATTCTTTAGAACTTTCTGTATCTTCCGAACTTATTGATTTTGCATAAGTGCATTAAAAATGTAACGTACATATACGTGTTTTGATGTGAAAGCGTACATAAGTTGTGTTTTCCTCAAAAAATGTGATGTTGTATAAGTGATTTCAAAATGTAACAATTCACACGAGCTTTATTGTAAAGACAGACGGGAGATGTTGCAAGGTTTTCTCGCGCTCTTTAAAAGTTTATATTTCTTATAGATCTATTGATGTTGTATATGTGCATTAAAATTGTAACATACACATACGAGTTATGTTGTGAAACCAGACACAAGATGTTGCAATGTTTTCCACTTGTTTCCTACAAGTTGTGTTTTCCAAAAATAAATGATGTTTTACAAGTGATTTCGAAATGTAATAAAGTCACACAAGTTTTATTGTAAAGGAACATAGAAGATGTTGCAAGGTTTTCTAGCATTCTTTAAAGTGTACATTTATTCTAGATTTTATGATGTTGGATACGTGGTTTAAATATTGTAACCTATTCATAAAAGTTTTGTTGTAAAAGCAGACACTAGATGTTGTAATTTGACAACATGTAACTATGGATGCCTCCTTGTAGAGCTAGCTTTATGCATGCATGATGCATCAGCATCTAGGTCCACCCATGTGAGCACTGTGTAATACATTTGGAGGCAGCTCGTATAGACATAGGAGAGAGAGATTCACATCAGCACGTGGCTCCACACGCATACGTCCCGACCAGACCATGTGACACACTGCAACACGGACACCGAAAACGACCTGACTGGTCTCGCCTGACAAACCGCAGAAGTCGGGACGGACCAGGCCACAGGAGAAAGAAACTAGTGACTCAATACCACATGATGCCTAATCAACGGCGCGGGTACGACCGGTTTTCGGCCCGCGGATCGAGCGACCGACGCTCAGCGCGTGTCTAAAAAAATCGTTTTACTCCTCTAAACCACACCTAACCGAACCCTTAAACTGGTTACAGGAGTATTACTCCTCGGTCGATTGAGTAGCTCAATTAAAGAAAATCATCTGCCACTCTCCCCAAATCCATGCTAACATCCCCCTACTACCACTGTAGACTCACTCCGACGTTGCATGTGAGAGAATTCTCCTGTCGTAGACCCCCTCTGCAGATTTGGAGCACGGATCGATGATGTGCGCAACCTTCCGGCGCCGGCGTGTCTCAAGGAGGCGGCAGCGCATCATCATCCTACTCGTTGTTCCTCCGACCCGCCATCACCGCCACCATCGCAGAGAAAGTAACTCAGCGTGCGTTAGCAGGCGTCGAAAAGTTGGATGGTGGATATTACCGACGGGAACACGCCGAGCTCATCACCAACACCAACTACGGGCAACGTAACCCGAAATACTACCACCGTGATAACCGTGGCTCACAGGAAGATCGCCCCCAGCCAAGCGCTTCAACACGTAGAGCGAGCCTGTTGGATGTCCTGGAAACTACTTCTCCCTCAAGCAAATCGAGAAGGCCCGTCGCTCCAAGGAGAATGGCGGCGGCAACCAGAACAAGGACCACCACAAGGTCCCGGACAAGCCCAAGAACGACGGCTTCGGTCGTAGCGTCGGGTCcctccacaccttcaccggggtcAGCGACCGGCGCGACAAGAAGGTCCTCACCCGCGTGGTGGCCGTCAATGCAGTTGTCGCGGACGTCCCACGCTGGCTCAACTAGTCTGAGCAGAGCATCACTTGGAGCCGCGAAGACCACACTCCACGCATCAAGTACCCAGGGTGAGTCATCCTGATCGTCAAGCCTAAGGTCGCCGAATACTGGCTCTCCAAGACCCTGGTGGACGGGGGAAGCTCCATGAACATCATGTACTACGACACGTACCAGCGGCTTCAGCTGCCCGACTCGCGCCTTGAGACAACGATTGTCACCTTCCACGACATCGTCCTCAGTCGGAAGGCCTTCCCAATCGGCAAGGTGACGCTACCAGTCACCTTCGGCATGCCGACGAACTAACGCACCGAGTGGATCCTCCTTCAAGGTGAATTTACGCAGCCCGTACCACTGCATCCTTGGTCGCCAAGCGTTTTCCAAGTTCATGGTCGCGCCGCATTACACCTACAACATGATAAAGATGTCGGGCCCGCGTGGTGGCATCACCGTCCGCGGCGACACGGAGATGGCCCTGGAGTGTGAGGACaacagcgccaagctcgccgatgCTGCATCGCTTCCGAGCGCAACAACGACACTGAGCTCACCAAGTACCTGACGGACAACAACGACCTCGCTATCCTCGAGAAGCAGACTGAGCTCCACTCGTCATCACCGACCTTCCAGTGTACGACTGATATGCGTCGAGTAGATCTTGTAGAGGGTGACTCCAGTAGGAAGGTTatcattgggacgggcctgtccgaccaataggaaagcacgctcatcaagttcctccatgagaatcgagatatctttgcatggaaaccctCTGATATGCcagtgtcccgagagaacttgatGAGCACAAACTCCATGTAGATCCCGCGGCGCGTCCTATCAAATAGACGATGCAACCCGTAGGGGAAGAGCGATggcgcgcaatcgccgaagaggTGAACCGCTACTCACCGTTTGATTCATCATAGAGATCAAGCACCCGAAGTGGCTAGCAAACCTAGTAATGGTGCTGAAGAAAACAAGACGTGGCAAATATGTACCGACTACACTAGCCTCAATAGGTCTTGTCCCAAGTACCCATTCGTCCTCCCACAGATCGACCAGATCATCGACGCCACCGCGGGCTTGGATCAGATCTAAACAAACTTTCATAATTTTTGGATAACCATCTTGCACTCACCCTTGTACTAATATCATTTAAATTCTAACATGTTGAACGGATCGTAgcaaacaagaggggggtgaatagacgCTACACAAATTTTAAGTCTTTTCAGATTTTAGGCgatgcggaaggtaaaggtgatagctttagtggtggagatgttcctagtatgatcctaggctagtgcaacaagcaaaggaaccaaGCATAATAACAAAGTtagggagcgggacaaccggggggCGTGGAGacaaggcgaggtttgtttcccgcagttcctcccacaaaagggagtacgtctatgttgaggaggtgctagcctcacacaagaggctaggtggccacaccacgaaggaaggcctcaccttcttcctcgagagagctccacaaaggggctcccccttctccactaaggcaccggtcgaggcggtggttccttcacaaggttggggcaagCTCGACaacaggaggctcccaacaccctatggggctagcacaactccaagctagcctccataggagcacttcctccaagatcccaccatatgaaccctaactccaagatccacaaaggactagcacgaattggtgaaatctctcttggtagaactatagatcggggcctcctccaccactcctcaaagtttgggcaagattggttggataggtgggaagatcctcaaggtttaagctcagcatcaacggaggagagagagaagagataaaaacgagcttgggaagaaggggcctttatataggggcCCCCAAAATACAACTGTTATGTGCTGTCTCCGcgcgaccggtactaccgctttggcaagcggtagtaccgctctggattcgaaataCCTCACAGATGCAAACACATGGACttacagcggtagtaccgcttgaggtaccgctttggtaccgcAATGGCTTCTGTAAGTTTCTGGCCTGAGTTACGatacctaagcggtactaccgcttgcaagaGGTACTACCGCCCATGGTACTGTAACCCTCTCTGTAAGTTTTTCAGAGCGTTTCTTCCAGAGCGGTACTGCAAGGCGGTACTAGTAGGGGcagtggtactaccgctcctggtaccggtagtaccggtcatgcAGTGACAActttctcctcttttcctctccagccatgttacctcgcgatacacacacaaaaccagaaaacctataagctacgcttcagtcctctgATCATGACGTGTTCAGCGAGGTCACTGTGCatttgcaaatctatcaaagacaatctttgcACACGGTGaaattcattcaagtgttgttatcaaacacacaaaacatggagtatggactttgctctttcaatctcccccttttaggtgtttgatgacaacacaggaATTTGCAATGGcataagatattatgataagattctagatttgcaaaagctagacggagctccccctagacgTGTGCATAATTGGAATATGCATTTGAATACATATACACACATCCTAGATgcataactccccctagattttacaaaccaTGCATATATACAACAAGGATACTTGACATGTTCATATAGCATAtgcacactatggaggcaacaCAAGATTATGCAAAGAGCTTTGGGTGGAtttgtcatacctttgccttgagaaatacccaaactcacaataagtgCCTCCATAGGTTTGGTGTAGCCAAATAAGAGATAAGAAACGAAGACCAAAAGGCTACCACGAAAGACCCCATGCAAAAACCCGTCCTAATagacaacttctccccctttggcatcggaacaccaaaaaggagaagGAGCATACCAACAAGGACGGTAAGGAAAtacacaaccaagcttgcaaaaaccaaCAAGGAAAAACAAAGCTTGGATGAGACTCCCACAAGGAACATGGAGAAAAAGAACCAAagacaaaagaagaagaaaacaaAAGAAAGTCAAAGAGAAACAAGAAGAACCAAAATCTCCTCagggaggaggttggtggccgaagccaccgtgtaagagaatagtagtgtgaggtcgcgtagatgtatctaggactcacggctacaactcaacatgaagctcattagtcacttattTAACAAATaacatatgttttggatttctttatgcattatgggggagtgatagctcaataagtttaaaccgcaccccccctatgttcatgcgtgcttttcatctagacatatagctaaagagtggtatgtgcgcacgacggtcaagcgaagtttgacggatcaatgatatttagctcatgcctcaactcaataaaacgcttctcatccaagggctttgtgaatatgtccgccaattgctccttggtaccaatgaaggatagaacaatatctccacgagcaatgtggtcccgaatgaagtggttccttatgtcaatgtgcttcgtcttgccatgaagaaccggattgtaggcgatcttgatggcgctctcattgtcacacaaaagagggaccttgctatactcgagtccataatcccacAAGGTTTggctcatccataagatttgagcacaactactcaccgcggcaacatactcggcttctgcggtagagacggagacacaattttgcttctttgaggaccaacacaccaaggatcttccaagaaagtgacaagctccggatgtagacttcctatcaaccttgcctcccacccaatcggagtcggtgaagccaACCAATGAGAAGTCTGtgccccttgggtaccatagtccgaagtttggggtatcaactaaatatcgaaagatcctctttaCCGCCATGATATGGCTTTctttcggacttgcttgaaaccgtgcacacataccgacGCTCAACATAATGTCCGGacgagaagcacaaaggtagagaagcgaacctatcatcgaacggtagagcttggggtCACCGCCTTGCCGGTTTCATCAAGAGAGAGTTGACATTTTAGGTGCATTGGGGTTCCAATACCCTTGGCCTCCTTCATgtcgaagcgcttgagcatgtcttggaggtactttgcttgattgatgaaggtgccttgtcgcatttgcttgatctcgaacccgaggaagtacttgagttgacccatcattgacatctcaaacctattagtcatcaacttagcaaactcatcattgaattttgtgttagtggagccaaatatgatgtcatctacataaagttggcatatgaagagctccccattgactttcttaattagtaaaaagagtgggatcaattttccccacttcgaaaccaaggtcttcaagcaactcctttagatgctcataccaagctctaagagcttgtttgagaccatatagggcctttttgagcttgaagacatggaccgggaaatgggggtcctcaaaccctaggggttgcttcacatatacctcctcatgtaaaggaccattaagaaaagcactcttaacatccatttgttgtagctTGAAACCATGGTGagcggcaaaggccaaaaggatacaaatggactcaagccttgcaacgggtgcaaaggtttctccaaagtccacgccttcaacttgagaatagccttgtgccaccaatcttgctttgttgcggatgacgatgatgtgttcatcttgcttgtttttgaagacccatttggtgccgataacattgcggcgatgatcgggtcgcttcatgagagtccagacatcattcctcttgaagttgt
Coding sequences within it:
- the LOC127338994 gene encoding uncharacterized protein; protein product: MDSSPGWLKRALIIFFFGVKAIIFGMVAENKLPVFGKSIITGEDDDSMVMCELPRLSVAMGSLSVLSLLLTVLAGHFAVLYPYTGKKKTAHQPEIPRRALFRKTSLTIFFVMAELVSASALAMLFWATITEHANLRYMPTMLPDGTLSCPSTAKTDGMFGGGALLALDATLMWFVCLLMSLEARANYLDLHGGVQDDIDDGSKKKLDLHGDHDINNNGNNKKLDLHQDDDIEDSN